A genomic region of Candidatus Firestonebacteria bacterium RIFOXYD2_FULL_39_29 contains the following coding sequences:
- a CDS encoding thioredoxin produces MALTFTDVNFEKEVLKAAEPVLVDFWAEWCGPCKMLGPTIEELAKEYAGKVKIGKVNVDENPGVSSKFGIRSIPALLMFKNGEVVGQMVGAQPKPAIKKRLDALI; encoded by the coding sequence ATGGCATTGACATTTACAGATGTGAATTTTGAAAAAGAAGTATTAAAGGCTGCAGAGCCTGTTCTCGTGGATTTCTGGGCAGAGTGGTGCGGTCCGTGCAAAATGCTTGGTCCGACGATTGAAGAACTGGCAAAAGAATATGCGGGAAAAGTGAAGATAGGAAAGGTTAATGTAGATGAAAATCCCGGAGTCAGTTCAAAGTTTGGAATTCGTTCTATCCCTGCCCTTTTAATGTTTAAAAATGGGGAAGTAGTCGGGCAAATGGTAGGAGCACAACCGAAACCGGCAATTAAGAAAAGACTTGATGCGCTGATTTAG